CAGTTACCCTCGTAAAATATGAAGTTAACGGTTAACAGTTGACAGTTGCAGACCTTTTAATATATGTAGTCTGTGTCGATAATTGTGATGTAGCCTTTAAACTGTTAACTGTAAACTGATCAGATGATTAAGAGGGGTGGTAAAATCGTGATAGAAATAGAAAAGCCAAAAATAGAATGTGTAGAAATGGCAGATGACTACACGTATGGTAAATTTGTTGTAGAGCCTTTAGAAAGAGGATATGGGATAACATTAGGAAATAGTTTAAGAAGAATTCTTCTATCATCACTGCCAGGAGTTGCAGTTAAGTGGATTAAAATAGATGGAGTTCTTCATGAGTTTTCAACGATACCAGGAGTTAAAGAAGATGTAGTTGAAATAATTCTTAATCTAAAGGGGTTATCTGCTAAAATTCACTCAGATGAAGATACAAAAATAGTTAGAATAGAAGCTCAGGGACCAGGTAAAGTTACAGCAGGTGATATGATAGCAGATGCTGATGTGGAAATATTGAGCACAGACCTTCATATTGCAACTTTAGAAGAAGGTGCTAAGCTCAGCATGGAAATGGGAATTTCTAAAGGTAGGGGTTACGTTTCTGCAGAAAATAATAAAGATGAAACAATGCCAATAGGAGTTATACCAGTGGATTCTATATATACTCCAGTTAGAAAAGTGAATTATACTGTTGAAAATACAAGAGTTGGACAGGTAACTGATTATGATAAACTTACTTTAGAAATTTGGACTGATGGAAGTATTAAGCCGGATGAAGCAGTTTCCCTAGGTGCTAAAATTATGAACGAACATTTAAATCTGTTTATAACTTTAACTGATCATATAGAAGAAGTTGAAATTATGGTAGAAAAAGAAGAAGACAAGAAAGAAAAAGTTCTTGAAATGACTATAGAAGAACTTGACCTTTCTGTTCGTTCATACAATTGTCTAAAGCGTGCGGGCATTAATACTGTAGAAGAATTAACGCAAAGAACTGAAGAAGATATGATGAAAGTTAGAAATCTAGGTAAGAAGTCGTTAGAAGAAGTTAAAAATAAATTAGCTGAGTTAAATCTTAGCTTAAAACCTAGTGATGAGTAGTTGTCGATAGTGTAAAGGAGGGAAAGACATGGCTTCACATCGTAAATTAGGTCGTCCTACTGCACATAGAAATCTTATGCTAAGAAATCTTGTAACTAGTTTATTAAAAAATGGACGAATAGAAACTACTGAGACTAGAGCTAAAGAAACTCGTAAGATGGCTGAAAAAATGATAACTCTTGCAAAAAGAGGAGACCTTCATGCAAGACGTCAAGTACTTGCTTATGTTCTAGATGAAACAGTAGTAAAGACATTATTTGATGAAATAGCTCCAAAGTATAAAGATAGAAATGGTGGATATACTAGAATTTATAAATTAGGGCCACGTAGAGGAGACGCAGCTCCAATGGCTATAATAGAATTAGTTTAATACGTGATATTAAAGGGATTAAGTTTAAGGCTTAATCCCTTTAAATTTTTGTGCAGAATTTTACGTATTTTATAAAAAAGTATTTAAGTAAAGTAAAATAAAATCAGATAAGTTAGTAGTTCAGAATTAAAAATTATAAATACCTAAAAGTTTGCTATTAAAATATGAAAAATATAATTTATAGTTTGTAGCTTGAAACTGAAAAATTGTACTTTAAACTTGACATTGTATTAAGAGTATCAAAAGGTTATAATATACTAGTGAGAATATTGAATTAGTGGGGTATCTTTATGACAAATATGGTAGAAACAAAAAAATTAGTATTTGAATATATAAAAGATGAAAATAAGAAGGTATGTGCAGTTAATAATCTTTCAATAGAAATAAAAAAAGGTGAATTTGTTGTTATAATTGGACATAATGGTTCTGGCAAGTCAACACTTGCAAAACTTATGAATGCGATTTTGCTTCCAAGTGGGGGAAAAGTTTATATAAATAACATGGATACTTTAGATGAAGATAAGCTTTGGGATATTAGGCGAACTGCTGGAATGGTATTTCAAAATCCTGATAATCAAATAGTGGCAACTACAGTTGAAGAAGATGTAGCATTTGGTCCAGAAAATCTAGGCATAGAACCTTTAGAAATAAGGAAGAGAGTAGATAATGCAATGAAATCTGTAGGTATAGAAAGTTACAAAAGAAAACCTCCTCATCTTTTGTCTGGCGGTCAAAAACAGAGAGTTGCAATAGCTGGAGTGCTTGCTATGAAACCTGAATGTATAATTTTTGATGAACCGACTGCTATGCTTGACCCATTAGGAAGAAAAGAAGTAATGGATACAATAATGAAATTAAATAAAGAAGGGATAACAATTATTCATATAACACATTTTATGGATGAAGCTGTAAATGCAGATAGAGTAATAGTTATGGATAAAGGGCAGATTGTATTAGAAGGAACTCCAAGAGAGATATTTTCACAAGTTGAAAAATTAAAAAAATTAGGGCTTGATGTTCCACAAGTAACACTGTTAGCCCATAGTCTTAAAAAAGAGGGAATAAATATTTCTCAAGATATATTAACAGTAGATGAGATGGTGAGTAAATTATGTCAATTATTGTAGAAAATCTTACACATATTTATAATCCTAAAAGTCCATTTGAAACTATTGCACTGTCAAATGTAAATTTTACAATTGAAAGAGGAGAATTTGTAGGTTTAATAGGACATACAGGTTCAGGTAAATCAACATTAATTCAGCACTTAAATGGTCTTTTGAAGCCTACATCGGGAAAAATACTTATTAATGGTCTTGATATAACGAGTAAAGATGTAAAATTAAATGAAATAAGAAAAAAAGTCGGCTTAGTATTTCAATATCCAGAATATCAGTTGTTTGAAGAAACAGTTTTTAAAGACATTGCATTTGGACCGATTAATTTAGGTTTATCGGAAAAAGAAATAAATAACAGAGTTAGAGAAGCAATTACTTTAGTTGGATTAGATTATGAGAATATAAAAGATAGGTCTCCTTTTGAATTAAGTGGAGGACAGAGAAGAAGAGTAGCAATTGCAGGAGTTATTGCAATGAAACCAGAGGTATTAATATTGGATGAACCTACAGCTGGACTTGACCCTAGAGGAAGAGAAGAGATTTTAAAACAGATAAAAGAACTTCATGATAAATATGATATAACTGTTATATTAGTTTCACACAGTATGGAAGACATAGCAAGATTGGCAGATAAAATAATTGTGATGGATAAAGGGAAAATAGCATTAATAGGAAGTCCAAGAGAAATATTTAGACAAGCAGCTGAATTAGAAAAAATAGGATTAGGTATACCACAGATAACATATTTAGTGAGGAAACTAAGAGAAATAGGAATTGATATTAGAGATGATATTTTTACTATCGAAGAAGCAAAGTATGAAATAATAAAACTGATAAGGGGTAAGAAAAATGCTTAGAGATATAACAATAGGACAATATTACCCTGCAAGTTCAATACTTCATAGGTTAGACCCAAGATTTAAAATTTTAGCTACATTTTCATATATAATTTCGTTATTCATAATAGATGATATAAGAGCTTATACTTTAATAGTGGCTTTTTTGGCTTTATCTATTAAATTGTCGAAAGTTCCATTAAAGTATATATTGAGAGGATTAAAACCAATATTTATGATTATATTAATTACATTTGGAATTAATATTTTTATGACAAAAGGAGAAGTATTATGTGTTTTAGGACCGCTTCAAATTACAAAAGAAGGAGTATATATGGCAATTTTTATGGCTTTAAGACTTATATTTCTTATAATAGGTACTTCACTACTTACATTGACAACTTCTCCAATACAGCTTACTGATGGCATTGAAATATTGCTAAATCCTTTTAAAAGATTTGGTGTTCCTGCTCATGAATTGGCAATGATGATGACAATAGCTTTAAGATTTATTCCTACACTACTTGAAGAGACAGATAAAATTATGAAAGCACAAATGGCAAGAGGTGCAGATTTTGAAAGTGGAAATATAACTAAAAGGGCAAAAAGTCTTATACCGCTTTTAGTACCGCTTTTTATAAGTGCATTTAGAAGAGCTGATGAGTTGGCAATGGCTATGGAGGCTAGATGTTATAGAGGTGGAGAAAATAGGACTAGAATGAAGCAACTAAAGTTTCACGAAAGAGATTTGATTGCTTCAATATTGATGGTATTATTTGTAGGGCTAAGTATTTTTATTAGAATTAAATTTTAAATTTTTATGGAAATGCAACCATTTTAGAGGGTGTTTTTATGAAAAATGTAAAACTTACTATTAGTTATGATGGAACAAATTTTAGCGGTTGGCAAATTCAACCAAACACAAGGACTGTTCAAGGAGAAATAGAAAAAGCACTTCAAAAGATTATGAAAAAAGAGATAAGAATAAATGGTTCTGGTAGAACTGATGCTGGAGTACATGCACTTGGACAGGTAGCAAATTTTAAGGCTGATTTTACTATACCTGTTAATAAAATAGCTGTTGCTTTAAATAGTATATTACCAGAAGATATAGTCATAAAAGGTGCTGAAGAAGTAGATGAAGATTTTCATGCTAGATATTCAGTTAAGAAGAAAAAATATATCTATAAAATATATAACGATAAAATAAAAAATCCTATATATAGGAATTATTCCTATTTTTTTAATAGAGCCATAGATATAAATAAGCTTATTGAGAGCAGTAAATATTTTATAGGAAAGCATGATTTTAAAGGGTTTATGTCAAGTGGAAGTTATGTTAAAGATACTGTAAGAGTTATTTACAGTATCGATATAAAAAAAGAAGATAAGTTTATAAATTTAGAGTATACTGGAAATGGATTTTTATATAATATGGTAAGGATAATAACAGGAACTTTATTAGATGTAAATATTGGAAAAATTAATATAAACAGATTAGATGAAATTATCAAGTCTAAAGATAGGAAAAATGCAGGACATACAGTTCCACCGCAAGGATTATACTTAGCTGAAGTTTATTATTAGAAAAATACAATTATTCCTTGACACACACGGAAGCATGTATTAAAATATAAGATGGTTTAAAAATGTCTGTAAAAATCCACTAGCCCCGGATTTTTAAGATATAAAAATGTATTTTAGATAATATAGTGACATAATCGGATAATGAATGTAAGATTGGAGGGACACGGATGAAATCATATGTAGCAAAACCACATGAAGTTGAAAGAAAATGGTATGTTATTGATGCTGAAGGTAAAACATTAGGTAGACTTGCTACTCAAGTTGCTACTATTTTAAGAGGAAAGCATAAGCCTATTTATACACCACATGTAGATACGGGTGACTTTGTAATTATAGTTAATGCTGAGAAAGTTAAATTAACTGGTAAAAAATTAGATCAGAAAATGTTTAGATGGCATACTGGGTATCCAGGAGGACTTAAAGAAAGAACTTACAGAGATATGTTGAATAACAGACCTGAAAAAGTTATTTTCCATGCTGTAAAAGGTATGCTTCCAAAGAATAGATTAGGAAGAAAGATGATTAAAAAGTTAAAGGTATATAGAGGACCAGAACATAATCATCAAGCACAAAAACCAGAAGTACTTGATATATAGTGGTATGAGAAATGTCGAAGGAGGGAAGTTAAATGGCTAAAGTTCAATACTACGGAACTGGTAGAAGAAAAAAATCAGTAGCTAGAGTAAGATTGTTACCAGGAAGCGGTAAAATAACTATCAATGGTAGAGATATAGATGACTATTTTGATTATGAAACTTTAAAAAGAGATGTAAAAATGCCTCTTGTATTAACTGAAACAGAAGGAAAATATGATGTTATAGCTAAAGTACAAGGTGGAGGATTTACTGGTCAAGCTGGAGCATTAAGACATGGTATTTCAAGAGCTTTATTAAAAGTAGATGAGCAATTAAGACCTATACTAAAGAAAGCAGGATTCTTGACTAGAGACCCAAGAATGAAGGAAAGAAAGAAATACGGCTTAAAAGCTGCAAGAAGAGCTCCACAGTTCTCAAAAAGATAATTATATTTTGCAAAAGAGCACTGTACATTATGTACGGTGCTTTTCTGTTTATTTTTGTGATTTATTTAAAAGACAAATGTATTTATAAAAATTGTATTAAGGACTAGTTTCCCTTCATATCTATCTATATATAGAATAATGGAGGGAAAGTAATGAGAGTATTAATTATTAAAAAGAGAACAATAATATCTTTTTTAACTATTGTTTTATTATTATTTTTTGGGATTTATTGTTATAGATATTTAAAAAAAGTAGTTGTAGCTACTTCACTACCAACATTGAGAAAAGTAATTATTATAGATCCGGGACATGGTGGAATAGATGGAGGAGCAGTTGGAAAGAATACAGGAGTATATGAAAGTCATATAAATTTAGAAATATCTTTAAAACTTAGAAAGTTATTAGAAGAAAGTGGAAGTTTAGTATTAATGACGAGAGATAAAGATGTTGGATTATATAGTGATAGTGGAACAATAAGAAAGAAAAAAAATGAAGATTTAAAAAAGAGAAAAAAGCTTTTTGATGAAAGTAATGCTGATGCGATAATTAGTATTCATTTAAATAGTTTTAGTGAATCTAAATATTATGGAGCACAAACATTTTATCCAAAGAACAGCGAAAAAAGTAAACTTTTAGCTGAATTAATTCAAGATGAATTAATAAGGGTATTAGATAATGGAAATACTAGAAAAGCAAAACTAAAAAATGATGTATATATACTTCAAAATGTTAAAGTTCCAACAGTTCTTGTAGAGTGTGGATTTTTATCAAATCCAGATGAGGAAAAATTATTGCAAAATAAGTGGTATCAGGAAAAAATAGCTTGGAGTATTTATATAGGTATATTAAGATATTTTAATAAGATTGAATGAAAAAATTTTAGATATAAAATACAGGAGGTATAGAGTTATGGGTAAAATAGTTGGAGCATATCTTATGCCTCATCCTCCAATAATATTAAGGGAAATTGGAAAGGGAGAAGAAAAGAAAATTCAAAGTACAATTACAGCCATGAAGCAGGTAGCAAAGGATATAAAAGATAAAAAACCAAAGACAATCATAATAATTACACCACATGGTCCAGTGTTTAGCGATGGGATAGCTATATCAATAAAAAGTGAACTTAAAGGAGATATGGGAGAATTTGGTGCTTCACATGTAAAATTAAGTAAAGATAATAATCAAGAACTTGCAAGTAAAATCATTGTCTATGCTGGAAAGAAAAAAATAGTTTGTGCTGGCATAAATGATGAAATAGCAAGGGAATATAAAGTATCTACAAAGCTTGATCATGGAACTATTGTTCCACTATATTTTGTTGATAAAGAATATGTGCATTATAAACTCGTTCATATTACATACGGATTACTTTCATATGAAGATTTATATAGCTTTGGTAAGGCAATTCAAGAAGCAGTAGAAGATAGTGATGAAAATGTTGTAGTAATTGCTAGTGGTGATTTATCCCATAGACTAAAAGCAGATGGACCATATGGATATAGTCCTGAGGGTGAGAAGTTTGATAAATGTATTATTGAATTTTTAGTTAAAGAAAAAATAGAAGAAATAATAGGATTAGATGAAAATTTTTGTGATAAAGCAGGACAGTGCGGACTTCGTTCAATAGATATAATGCTTGGAGCGATAGATGGATATGAAATTAAGGTAGACTTATTATCATATGAAGGACCTTTTGGAGTGGGATATGGAGTAGTAAAGATTGATGTCGGAAAAAAAGATAGAGATAAACAATTGTTGGACAAACTTTATAAAAATAAAACTTTAAAAATAAGAAAAATAAGAGAAAGAGAAGATGAATATATTAAACTTGCAAGAAAAAGTTTAGAATATTATGTAAAAAATAAAAAGAAAATAGATTTTCCAACTAACTTATCATCAGAACTTATAAACAATAAGGCCGGAGTGTTTGTTTCAATAAAAAAAGATGGTAGATTAAGAGGATGTATAGGTACAATTGAGCCTACTACTGAAAATATTGCACAAGAAATAATTGAAAATGCAATAAAGGCAGGAACTGAAGATCCAAGATTTTATCCAGTAGAAGAAGATGAATTAGATGATTTAGTATATTCTGTGGATATATTAAAAAAACCTGAATTAGTTAGTTCTTTAGATGAGCTTGATGAAAAAAAATATGGTGTGATTGTAAGTAGTGGAAGAAGAAAGGGATTATTACTTCCAAATATAGAAGGTGTTAATTCAGTAGAAGAACAAATCAGGATTGCTTTAAGAAAAGCAGGTATAAGTCCAAATGAAGGTTATAGTATTCAGAGGTTTGAAGTTATAAGACATAAATAATTTTTATCACTACTTATCCACAGAGTTATCCACTTTATCAACTGTTTTTTGATATGGATATGTGGATAAGTTCTTGTAAATTACTTTTTCTCAAATAAAAAAGCTCACATCTTATAAACATTAATAGCACACAAATAAATAAAAATTGTGGATAAAAAAAAGAAATATCACTTCATTTAACTAGATATTATCCAGCATACAAAATGGATTTATCAGCTAAATTAGTAGATATTATAGAAAATTTAAGGTTTATTTTGTTCGTTTTTTATAATGCATTTGTGCCCTTTCCTTGTTGGCAAAATATCCTTTAATACTATTAAGTTCTTTAAGTAGAGCTTTTTCACACTTTGGGC
The DNA window shown above is from Caminicella sporogenes DSM 14501 and carries:
- a CDS encoding DNA-directed RNA polymerase subunit alpha, yielding MIEIEKPKIECVEMADDYTYGKFVVEPLERGYGITLGNSLRRILLSSLPGVAVKWIKIDGVLHEFSTIPGVKEDVVEIILNLKGLSAKIHSDEDTKIVRIEAQGPGKVTAGDMIADADVEILSTDLHIATLEEGAKLSMEMGISKGRGYVSAENNKDETMPIGVIPVDSIYTPVRKVNYTVENTRVGQVTDYDKLTLEIWTDGSIKPDEAVSLGAKIMNEHLNLFITLTDHIEEVEIMVEKEEDKKEKVLEMTIEELDLSVRSYNCLKRAGINTVEELTQRTEEDMMKVRNLGKKSLEEVKNKLAELNLSLKPSDE
- the cwlD gene encoding N-acetylmuramoyl-L-alanine amidase CwlD, which codes for MRVLIIKKRTIISFLTIVLLLFFGIYCYRYLKKVVVATSLPTLRKVIIIDPGHGGIDGGAVGKNTGVYESHINLEISLKLRKLLEESGSLVLMTRDKDVGLYSDSGTIRKKKNEDLKKRKKLFDESNADAIISIHLNSFSESKYYGAQTFYPKNSEKSKLLAELIQDELIRVLDNGNTRKAKLKNDVYILQNVKVPTVLVECGFLSNPDEEKLLQNKWYQEKIAWSIYIGILRYFNKIE
- the rplQ gene encoding 50S ribosomal protein L17 translates to MASHRKLGRPTAHRNLMLRNLVTSLLKNGRIETTETRAKETRKMAEKMITLAKRGDLHARRQVLAYVLDETVVKTLFDEIAPKYKDRNGGYTRIYKLGPRRGDAAPMAIIELV
- a CDS encoding energy-coupling factor transporter ATPase; its protein translation is MSIIVENLTHIYNPKSPFETIALSNVNFTIERGEFVGLIGHTGSGKSTLIQHLNGLLKPTSGKILINGLDITSKDVKLNEIRKKVGLVFQYPEYQLFEETVFKDIAFGPINLGLSEKEINNRVREAITLVGLDYENIKDRSPFELSGGQRRRVAIAGVIAMKPEVLILDEPTAGLDPRGREEILKQIKELHDKYDITVILVSHSMEDIARLADKIIVMDKGKIALIGSPREIFRQAAELEKIGLGIPQITYLVRKLREIGIDIRDDIFTIEEAKYEIIKLIRGKKNA
- a CDS encoding energy-coupling factor transporter ATPase, with product MTNMVETKKLVFEYIKDENKKVCAVNNLSIEIKKGEFVVIIGHNGSGKSTLAKLMNAILLPSGGKVYINNMDTLDEDKLWDIRRTAGMVFQNPDNQIVATTVEEDVAFGPENLGIEPLEIRKRVDNAMKSVGIESYKRKPPHLLSGGQKQRVAIAGVLAMKPECIIFDEPTAMLDPLGRKEVMDTIMKLNKEGITIIHITHFMDEAVNADRVIVMDKGQIVLEGTPREIFSQVEKLKKLGLDVPQVTLLAHSLKKEGINISQDILTVDEMVSKLCQLL
- the rplM gene encoding 50S ribosomal protein L13; the protein is MKSYVAKPHEVERKWYVIDAEGKTLGRLATQVATILRGKHKPIYTPHVDTGDFVIIVNAEKVKLTGKKLDQKMFRWHTGYPGGLKERTYRDMLNNRPEKVIFHAVKGMLPKNRLGRKMIKKLKVYRGPEHNHQAQKPEVLDI
- the rpsI gene encoding 30S ribosomal protein S9, giving the protein MAKVQYYGTGRRKKSVARVRLLPGSGKITINGRDIDDYFDYETLKRDVKMPLVLTETEGKYDVIAKVQGGGFTGQAGALRHGISRALLKVDEQLRPILKKAGFLTRDPRMKERKKYGLKAARRAPQFSKR
- the truA gene encoding tRNA pseudouridine(38-40) synthase TruA produces the protein MKNVKLTISYDGTNFSGWQIQPNTRTVQGEIEKALQKIMKKEIRINGSGRTDAGVHALGQVANFKADFTIPVNKIAVALNSILPEDIVIKGAEEVDEDFHARYSVKKKKYIYKIYNDKIKNPIYRNYSYFFNRAIDINKLIESSKYFIGKHDFKGFMSSGSYVKDTVRVIYSIDIKKEDKFINLEYTGNGFLYNMVRIITGTLLDVNIGKININRLDEIIKSKDRKNAGHTVPPQGLYLAEVYY
- a CDS encoding energy-coupling factor transporter transmembrane component T family protein, with amino-acid sequence MLRDITIGQYYPASSILHRLDPRFKILATFSYIISLFIIDDIRAYTLIVAFLALSIKLSKVPLKYILRGLKPIFMIILITFGINIFMTKGEVLCVLGPLQITKEGVYMAIFMALRLIFLIIGTSLLTLTTSPIQLTDGIEILLNPFKRFGVPAHELAMMMTIALRFIPTLLEETDKIMKAQMARGADFESGNITKRAKSLIPLLVPLFISAFRRADELAMAMEARCYRGGENRTRMKQLKFHERDLIASILMVLFVGLSIFIRIKF
- the amrA gene encoding AmmeMemoRadiSam system protein A, whose amino-acid sequence is MGKIVGAYLMPHPPIILREIGKGEEKKIQSTITAMKQVAKDIKDKKPKTIIIITPHGPVFSDGIAISIKSELKGDMGEFGASHVKLSKDNNQELASKIIVYAGKKKIVCAGINDEIAREYKVSTKLDHGTIVPLYFVDKEYVHYKLVHITYGLLSYEDLYSFGKAIQEAVEDSDENVVVIASGDLSHRLKADGPYGYSPEGEKFDKCIIEFLVKEKIEEIIGLDENFCDKAGQCGLRSIDIMLGAIDGYEIKVDLLSYEGPFGVGYGVVKIDVGKKDRDKQLLDKLYKNKTLKIRKIREREDEYIKLARKSLEYYVKNKKKIDFPTNLSSELINNKAGVFVSIKKDGRLRGCIGTIEPTTENIAQEIIENAIKAGTEDPRFYPVEEDELDDLVYSVDILKKPELVSSLDELDEKKYGVIVSSGRRKGLLLPNIEGVNSVEEQIRIALRKAGISPNEGYSIQRFEVIRHK